From a region of the Zingiber officinale cultivar Zhangliang chromosome 10B, Zo_v1.1, whole genome shotgun sequence genome:
- the LOC122029019 gene encoding adenylate isopentenyltransferase 1, chloroplastic-like, translating into MEGATLCMSKSDEVFVSGDFSCSTEKCNCHHGSHAAINGVVVDMPRTPVSKERLVVVMGATGTGKTKLAIELSLRFLGEVINSDKIQVYPGLDIASNKIAPEKQRGVPHHLLDFYDSASGELPAAVYRAVAGYKIQEVSARGRVPFLTGGSNSFVYALLADQFDPNYDPFVSEEMREEGAPQYDCLFIWVHVDAKVLAEHLARRVDEMVQEGLMDELGDFFMKEGAKEKYVGIGKTIGVSEFRAYFTEKGMRTRPVYEAALAAMKENTRLLSEIQIQKIKRLQSMGWPLLRVDATAAVTAYLSGQEGAMAVPWQRDVIEPSTTAVAQFLEKRSN; encoded by the coding sequence ATGGAGGGTGCAACGCTTTGCATGTCCAAATCTGATGAGGTGTTTGTCTCCGGTGATTTTTCTTGCAGTACTGAGAAATGCAACTGCCACCACGGCAGCCATGCCGCCATTAATGGCGTCGTCGTCGACATGCCAAGAACGCCTGTGTCCAAGGAAAGACTGGTGGTGGTCATGGGCGCCACTGGCACAGGCAAAACCAAGCTCGCCATTGAGTTGTCGCTCAGGTTCTTAGGCGAAGTCATCAACTCTGATAAGATCCAAGTGTACCCCGGGCTCGACATCGCCTCCAATAAGATTGCACCAGAGAAGCAGCGTGGGGTTCCGCACCATCTGTTAGATTTTTATGATTCGGCATCCGGGGAGTTACCGGCCGCTGTGTACCGTGCCGTGGCTGGCTACAAGATTCAAGAGGTCTCGGCTCGCGGCCGAGTGCCGTTCCTCACTGGAGGGTCGAACTCGTTCGTCTACGCGCTGCTCGCGGACCAGTTCGACCCCAACTACGACCCGTTCGTCAGTGAGGAAATGAGAGAGGAAGGGGCCCCGCAATACGACTGCTTGTTCATCTGGGTGCACGTGGACGCCAAAGTGCTGGCCGAGCACCTCGCACGCCGAGTGGACGAGATGGTGCAGGAGGGCTTGATGGACGAGTTGGGCGACTTCTTCATGAAGGAAGGGGCGAAGGAGAAGTATGTCGGTATCGGGAAGACCATCGGGGTGTCGGAATTCCGAGCTTACTTCACTGAAAAAGGCATGCGGACTCGACCAGTCTACGAGGCGGCGCTCGCTGCCATGAAGGAGAACACGCGCTTATTGTCGGAGATACAAATACAGAAGATCAAGCGACTGCAGTCGATGGGCTGGCCGCTGCTTCGAGTGGACGCCACGGCTGCTGTGACGGCGTATCTCTCCGGGCAGGAGGGTGCCATGGCGGTGCCTTGGCAAAGGGATGTGATTGAGCCGAGCACGACTGCTGTGGCACAGTTTTTAGAGAAGAGATCAAACTAA